In the Drosophila takahashii strain IR98-3 E-12201 chromosome 3R, DtakHiC1v2, whole genome shotgun sequence genome, one interval contains:
- the LOC138913268 gene encoding uncharacterized protein isoform X1 produces MSLSSNCSAVGDGCGSDSENAQMSFILTEDFGSNSSSSNCSTSLMVRAVEDGTGSDLENAQLSFILTKDIGSMSSSSSNCSSSTMVSAVEAGSGSALEKAQLPLILTGKYFKITQSVSETNHQRACNGVLAACQFCPSTSRKLRGSIKVTSNFINHLKDKHSAEYDEYLREKQQLSKRARKGGVRQAAFDEKVLKFVVDSFSPLSIVENPSFEALFEEMPVKAPGRKMLTKILDDKFDFHRSYLINCLKQVRYVCTTADIWSTKKKSFFGYTCHWIDQKFVRQSVALACRRFFGSHAFNRVAETTQALNEEFFLTNDQIVCTITDNGSNFVKAFKDFGLEVGSEDSENIGDETTDDIPQYLEISTFRLPKHYRCGCHTLNLLATTDFTNIIKADSRVYEDHKNLLKRCSTVWNKSNRPKTAEIIQSILGCSLKTPCQTRWNTLYDALKHLLRFRHKIQDLFKALTLSELTPTELDYMEEYCKIMEPLASGLDFLQGETNMFYGYFVPTLLTIKVKWEKMLENGEFSYLGDRIPPLLAALQQRFTGFFEVDPKCHDAFVAAVSCPAIKLKFLPAIRQSAPEWTDQKLKAMFLKHASKFSDNVTKIPSKPKKFTFFDFGEVTEDVIFLGSPVSEELDRYLIDRYEDIESLNKYPTIRATFMKYNTPLPSSAPVDSFPELKSPFVNVELSNCSSVSCY; encoded by the exons ATGTCTTTATCATCAAACTGCTC TGCTGTCGGAGATGGTTGTGGTAGTGATTCAGAGAACGCACAAATGTCGTTTATCCTAACTGAGGATTTTGGATCGAACTCTTCATCATCAAACTGCTC AACTAGCCTTATGGTTAGGGCCGTCGAAGATGGTACTGGTAGTGATTTAGAGAACGCACAGTTGTCGTTTATCCTAACTAAGGACATTGGATCGATGTCTTCTTCATCATCAAACTGCTC ATCTAGCACTATGGTTAGTGCCGTCGAAGCTGGTAGTGGTAGCGCTCTAGAAAAGGCACAACTACCGTTAATCTTaactggaaaatattttaagattacaCAGTCT GTGTCTGAAACAAACCACCAAAGAGCGTGTAATGGCGTTTTGGCTGCTTGCCAATTTTGTCCATCCACTTCAAGAAAGCTTCGTGGATCTATAAAAGTTACGTCTAACTTCATAAACCACCTGAAGGACAAACATTCCGCCGAATATGACGAATATTTAAGAGAAAAACAGCAACTTTCCAAAAGGGCAAGAAAAGGTGGTGTTAGGCAGGCAGCGTTTGACGAAAAAGTCTTAAAGTTTGTCGTGGATTCGTTTTCGCCGTTGTCTATTGTGGAGAACCCATCCTTTGAAGCTCTTTTCGAAGAAATGCCTGTCAAGGCTCCGGGCCGAAAAATGTTGACAAAAATACTTGAtgataaatttgattttcacaGAAGCTATTTAATTAACTGTTTAAAACAAGTAAGATACGTCTGCACAACAGCAGATATATGGTCGACAAAAAAGAAATCCTTCTTCGGGTATACGTGTCACTGGATCGACCAGAAATTTGTAAGGCAATCGGTTGCTTTGGCGTGTAGGCGATTTTTTGGAAGTCACGCCTTCAATAGAGTTGCTGAAACTACGCAAGCCCTTAATGAAGAATTTTTTCTAACAAACGACCAAATTGTCTGCACTATCACCGACAATGGGAGCAATTTTGTCAAGGCGTTCAAAGACTTTGGATTGGAGG TCGGTTCAGAAGACTCGGAAAACATAGGAGACGAAACCACGGATGACATTCCGCAATATTTGGAGATCTCAACCTTTAGACTGCCCAAGCATTATAGGTGTGGTTGCCATACGTTAAACTTGCTTGCGACGACGGATTTTACCAATATAATAAAGGCAGACAGCAGAGTGTATGAGGACCATAAGAATCTCCTTAAAAG ATGTTCAACTGTGTGGAATAAGAGTAACCGTCCAAAAACAGCAGAAATAATACAGTCAATCTTAGGATGCTCCTTAAAGACGCCATGCCAAACGCGGTGGAACACTCTGTATGATGCGCTAAAACATTTATTGCGTTTTAGGCACAAAATTCAGGACTTGTTCAAGGCGCTGACTCTGTCAGAGCTTACACCGACTGAACTGGACTACATGGAAGAGTATTGTAAAATAATGGAGCCATTGGCGTCAGGACTTGATTTTCTACAAGGCGAAACCAACATGTTCTATGGATATTTTGTCCCGACTCTGTTAACGATCAAAGTTAAATGGGAAAAGATGCTTGAAAACGGAGAGTTCAGTTACCTAGGCGACCGAATTCCACCACTGTTGGCTGCTCTACAGCAACGATTCACGGGATTTTTTGAGGTGGATCCAAAATGTCACGATGCCTTTGTTGCCGCAGTTTCTTGTCCGGCCATAAAACTGAAATTTTTACCAGCAATACGTCAGTCTGCTCCCGAGTGGACCGATCAAAAACTAAAAGCCATGTTTTTAAAACATGCAAGCAAGTTTTCAGATAATGTCACCAAAATACCTTCAAAGCCCAAAAAGTTtaccttttttgattttggagAGGTAACTGaag ATGTAATATTTCTAGGATCCCCGGTAAGCGAAGAACTTGACCGATATTTAATTGACCGGTATGAAGACATTGAAAGCTTAAACAAATACCCAACCATTAGAGCCACTTTTATGAAATACAATACTCCGTTGCCTTCCTCTGCCCCAGTAGACAGTTTtcccgagttgaaatcccccttcgttaatgttgagctgagcaactgctcttcagtcagctgttattaG
- the Or82a gene encoding fibronectin type 3 and ankyrin repeat domains protein 1 isoform X3 yields the protein MIYSMSDSKSNESSEELANNLGPTQPELPWPNFKSQISNPTVNSVQLEWSLLKTALVYSVEKFHKRLGWQQVEWSTTSPVDVTKIEENFGCRLRIKALQVSEDGHCYVPLAISPDIIACTSAALPSTNCLNRAIKKGQQFLVKRMLRRRPSLIEYPAPNGFLPLANAIIQDEMCIIDVLLSAGCSVHLGNPESGRTPLHLAFYYGHLPSARILLNKKAHLEATDTNGMTPSHCAVDANQLEMVKFALEVGANADARDVCGWTLLMRAVAMNASMELIKVLVTHGADLAALDAVGKSCADLAKLYRRQDATDYFDKVQKFRIEKSAATADAVTKAQMQ from the exons ATGATTTATAGCATGTCCGACAGCAAGTCAAATGAAAGTAGCGAAGAGCTGGCTAATAATTTGGGTCCAACGCAACCGGAACTCCCGTGGCCAAATTTCAAGTCGCAGATATCCAATCCTACAGTCAACAGTGTGCAACTTGAGTGGTCTTTATTAAAAACTGCATTGGTGTACAGCGTAGAGAAGTTTCATAAACGCCTTGGCTGGCAGCAGGTCGAGTGGAGCACCACCTCTCCAGTAGATGTAACTAAGATAGAAGAAAACTTCGGATGTCGACTGCGCATTAAAGCCCTGCAAGTTTCGGAGGACGGGCATTGCTATGTGCCGTTGGCTATCTCGCCGGAtataatt GCATGCACTTCGGCTGCACTGCCGTCAACCAATTGCCTAAACCGTGCCATTAAAAAGGGCCAGCAATTCCTGGTTAAACGTATGCTGCGCCGACGCCCGAGCCTAATAGAATACCCCGCTCCGAACGGATTTCTGCCACTTGCCAATGCGATCATTCAGGACGAGATGTGTATTATTGACGTGCTGCTCTCGGCCGGCTGTAGTGTTCACCTAGGCAATCCAGAAAGTGGCCGGACACCGCTACAC TTGGCTTTTTATTACGGCCACCTGCCATCTGCCCGCATTTTGCTAAACAAGAAGGCGCACCTGGAGGCGACGGACACAAATGGCATGACACCCTCCCACTGCGCCGTTGATGCCAATCAGCTGGAAATGGTGAAATTCGCCCTCGAGGTGGGAGCGAATGCGGATGCCAGGGACGTTTGCGGATGGACCCTCCTTATGCGCGCAG TGGCTATGAACGCCAGCATGGAACTCATCAAAGTCCTTGTTACACATGGCGCAGACCTGGCTGCTTTGGACGCTGTTGGCAAATCCTGTGCCGACTTGGCGAAACTTTATCGCAGGCAGGATGCAACGGATTATTTTGACAAGGTGCAAAAGTTTAGGATAGAAAAGTCTGCCGCGACCGCAGACGCGGTGACAAAGGCACAAATGCAGTAA
- the LOC138913268 gene encoding uncharacterized protein isoform X2, translated as MSLSSNCSAVGDGCGSDSENAQMSFILTEDFGSNSSSSNCSLMVRAVEDGTGSDLENAQLSFILTKDIGSMSSSSSNCSSSTMVSAVEAGSGSALEKAQLPLILTGKYFKITQSVSETNHQRACNGVLAACQFCPSTSRKLRGSIKVTSNFINHLKDKHSAEYDEYLREKQQLSKRARKGGVRQAAFDEKVLKFVVDSFSPLSIVENPSFEALFEEMPVKAPGRKMLTKILDDKFDFHRSYLINCLKQVRYVCTTADIWSTKKKSFFGYTCHWIDQKFVRQSVALACRRFFGSHAFNRVAETTQALNEEFFLTNDQIVCTITDNGSNFVKAFKDFGLEVGSEDSENIGDETTDDIPQYLEISTFRLPKHYRCGCHTLNLLATTDFTNIIKADSRVYEDHKNLLKRCSTVWNKSNRPKTAEIIQSILGCSLKTPCQTRWNTLYDALKHLLRFRHKIQDLFKALTLSELTPTELDYMEEYCKIMEPLASGLDFLQGETNMFYGYFVPTLLTIKVKWEKMLENGEFSYLGDRIPPLLAALQQRFTGFFEVDPKCHDAFVAAVSCPAIKLKFLPAIRQSAPEWTDQKLKAMFLKHASKFSDNVTKIPSKPKKFTFFDFGEVTEDVIFLGSPVSEELDRYLIDRYEDIESLNKYPTIRATFMKYNTPLPSSAPVDSFPELKSPFVNVELSNCSSVSCY; from the exons ATGTCTTTATCATCAAACTGCTC TGCTGTCGGAGATGGTTGTGGTAGTGATTCAGAGAACGCACAAATGTCGTTTATCCTAACTGAGGATTTTGGATCGAACTCTTCATCATCAAACTGCTC CCTTATGGTTAGGGCCGTCGAAGATGGTACTGGTAGTGATTTAGAGAACGCACAGTTGTCGTTTATCCTAACTAAGGACATTGGATCGATGTCTTCTTCATCATCAAACTGCTC ATCTAGCACTATGGTTAGTGCCGTCGAAGCTGGTAGTGGTAGCGCTCTAGAAAAGGCACAACTACCGTTAATCTTaactggaaaatattttaagattacaCAGTCT GTGTCTGAAACAAACCACCAAAGAGCGTGTAATGGCGTTTTGGCTGCTTGCCAATTTTGTCCATCCACTTCAAGAAAGCTTCGTGGATCTATAAAAGTTACGTCTAACTTCATAAACCACCTGAAGGACAAACATTCCGCCGAATATGACGAATATTTAAGAGAAAAACAGCAACTTTCCAAAAGGGCAAGAAAAGGTGGTGTTAGGCAGGCAGCGTTTGACGAAAAAGTCTTAAAGTTTGTCGTGGATTCGTTTTCGCCGTTGTCTATTGTGGAGAACCCATCCTTTGAAGCTCTTTTCGAAGAAATGCCTGTCAAGGCTCCGGGCCGAAAAATGTTGACAAAAATACTTGAtgataaatttgattttcacaGAAGCTATTTAATTAACTGTTTAAAACAAGTAAGATACGTCTGCACAACAGCAGATATATGGTCGACAAAAAAGAAATCCTTCTTCGGGTATACGTGTCACTGGATCGACCAGAAATTTGTAAGGCAATCGGTTGCTTTGGCGTGTAGGCGATTTTTTGGAAGTCACGCCTTCAATAGAGTTGCTGAAACTACGCAAGCCCTTAATGAAGAATTTTTTCTAACAAACGACCAAATTGTCTGCACTATCACCGACAATGGGAGCAATTTTGTCAAGGCGTTCAAAGACTTTGGATTGGAGG TCGGTTCAGAAGACTCGGAAAACATAGGAGACGAAACCACGGATGACATTCCGCAATATTTGGAGATCTCAACCTTTAGACTGCCCAAGCATTATAGGTGTGGTTGCCATACGTTAAACTTGCTTGCGACGACGGATTTTACCAATATAATAAAGGCAGACAGCAGAGTGTATGAGGACCATAAGAATCTCCTTAAAAG ATGTTCAACTGTGTGGAATAAGAGTAACCGTCCAAAAACAGCAGAAATAATACAGTCAATCTTAGGATGCTCCTTAAAGACGCCATGCCAAACGCGGTGGAACACTCTGTATGATGCGCTAAAACATTTATTGCGTTTTAGGCACAAAATTCAGGACTTGTTCAAGGCGCTGACTCTGTCAGAGCTTACACCGACTGAACTGGACTACATGGAAGAGTATTGTAAAATAATGGAGCCATTGGCGTCAGGACTTGATTTTCTACAAGGCGAAACCAACATGTTCTATGGATATTTTGTCCCGACTCTGTTAACGATCAAAGTTAAATGGGAAAAGATGCTTGAAAACGGAGAGTTCAGTTACCTAGGCGACCGAATTCCACCACTGTTGGCTGCTCTACAGCAACGATTCACGGGATTTTTTGAGGTGGATCCAAAATGTCACGATGCCTTTGTTGCCGCAGTTTCTTGTCCGGCCATAAAACTGAAATTTTTACCAGCAATACGTCAGTCTGCTCCCGAGTGGACCGATCAAAAACTAAAAGCCATGTTTTTAAAACATGCAAGCAAGTTTTCAGATAATGTCACCAAAATACCTTCAAAGCCCAAAAAGTTtaccttttttgattttggagAGGTAACTGaag ATGTAATATTTCTAGGATCCCCGGTAAGCGAAGAACTTGACCGATATTTAATTGACCGGTATGAAGACATTGAAAGCTTAAACAAATACCCAACCATTAGAGCCACTTTTATGAAATACAATACTCCGTTGCCTTCCTCTGCCCCAGTAGACAGTTTtcccgagttgaaatcccccttcgttaatgttgagctgagcaactgctcttcagtcagctgttattaG
- the Or82a gene encoding odorant receptor 82a isoform X1, with the protein MTGPCLAAKPVGDTIPRCRPRPPGHQRMSRLFQLQENCLRAMGHSDDVDITEHRALGLKHISSLLFVISAQYPLISYVVYNRNDMEKVTACLSVVLTNMLTVIKITTFLANRRIFWEMICLFRNMDEQSSQREETHYVAEANKLASFLGKAYCLSCGLTGIYFMLGPIVKIVGSSWQGTTYDRELPMPMKFPFNDLGSPGYEICFLYTILVTVVVVAYASAVDGLFISFAINLRAHFQTLHWKIANEEFALSEKQSQARLKRIVDYHVLLIFLSRKLRAIYTPTVFGQFVITSLQVGVIIYQLVTNMDSVMDLLLYASFFGSIMLQLFIYCYGGEIIKAESLQIDIAVQLSNWYLASPNLRRSLSIIILQSQKEVLIRAGFFVASLANFVGICRTALSLITLIKSIE; encoded by the exons ACTTTTTCAACTGCAAGAAAATTGCCTGCGAGCGATGGGGCATAGTGACGACGTGGATATTACCGAACACCGAGCACTCGGCTTGAAACATATAAGCTCCCTCCTCTTTGTCATATCGGCGCAGTATCCATTGATATCTTATGTCGTCTACAACCGTAATGACATGGAAAAAGTCACAGCATGTCTGAGTGTAGTGCTTACAAATATGCTGACagttattaaaataactaCCTTCCTGGCAAACAGGCGGATTTTTTGGGAGATGATTTGCCTCTTCAGGAATATGGATGAGCAAT CAAGTCAAAGGGAGGAAACGCACTACGTAGCCGAAGCTAATAAACTAGCGTCCTTTCTGGGCAAGGCATATTGCCTGTCCTGCGGCCTAACAGGGATATATTTCATGCTGGGACCCATTGTGAAAATTGTCGGTAGTAGTTGGCAAGGCACAACTTATGACAGGGAGCTGCCCATGCCCATGAA GTTTCCATTTAACGACCTGGGTAGTCCTGGATACgaaatttgttttctatatACCATACTTGTCACTGTCGTCGTAGTTGCCTATGCATCGGCCGTCGATGgcctatttatttcttttgcgATTAATCTTCGAGCTCATTTTCAGACTTTGCATTGGAAAATCGCAAACGAAGAGTTCGCGTTATCCGAAAAGCAGTCCCAAGCGAGACTGAAACGAATTGTGGACTATCATGTACTACTGATTTTCTTATCCAGAAAATTACGAGCGATTTATACACCCACCGTATTTGGACAGTTCGTCATAACATCGTTGCAGGTTGGCGTTATAATATATCAACTAGTGACG AACATGGACTCAGTTATGGACCTTTTGTTGTATGCATCATTTTTCGGTTCCATCATGCTGcaattattcatttattgCTATGGCGGCGAAATCATCAAAGCTGAG AGTCTGCAGATTGATATTGCTGTCCAGCTCTCCAACTGGTATTTGGCTTCTCCGAACCTACGAAGATCCTTgtcaataattattttacagtCCCAAAAAGAAGTCCTTATTAGAGCGGGCTTCTTTGTTGCTTCTCTAGCGAATTTTGTTGGG ATTTGCCGAACAGCTTTATCATTGATAACgctaataaaatctattgagtaa
- the Or82a gene encoding odorant receptor 82a isoform X2: MARLFQLQENCLRAMGHSDDVDITEHRALGLKHISSLLFVISAQYPLISYVVYNRNDMEKVTACLSVVLTNMLTVIKITTFLANRRIFWEMICLFRNMDEQSSQREETHYVAEANKLASFLGKAYCLSCGLTGIYFMLGPIVKIVGSSWQGTTYDRELPMPMKFPFNDLGSPGYEICFLYTILVTVVVVAYASAVDGLFISFAINLRAHFQTLHWKIANEEFALSEKQSQARLKRIVDYHVLLIFLSRKLRAIYTPTVFGQFVITSLQVGVIIYQLVTNMDSVMDLLLYASFFGSIMLQLFIYCYGGEIIKAESLQIDIAVQLSNWYLASPNLRRSLSIIILQSQKEVLIRAGFFVASLANFVGICRTALSLITLIKSIE; encoded by the exons ATGGCTAGACTTTTTCAACTGCAAGAAAATTGCCTGCGAGCGATGGGGCATAGTGACGACGTGGATATTACCGAACACCGAGCACTCGGCTTGAAACATATAAGCTCCCTCCTCTTTGTCATATCGGCGCAGTATCCATTGATATCTTATGTCGTCTACAACCGTAATGACATGGAAAAAGTCACAGCATGTCTGAGTGTAGTGCTTACAAATATGCTGACagttattaaaataactaCCTTCCTGGCAAACAGGCGGATTTTTTGGGAGATGATTTGCCTCTTCAGGAATATGGATGAGCAAT CAAGTCAAAGGGAGGAAACGCACTACGTAGCCGAAGCTAATAAACTAGCGTCCTTTCTGGGCAAGGCATATTGCCTGTCCTGCGGCCTAACAGGGATATATTTCATGCTGGGACCCATTGTGAAAATTGTCGGTAGTAGTTGGCAAGGCACAACTTATGACAGGGAGCTGCCCATGCCCATGAA GTTTCCATTTAACGACCTGGGTAGTCCTGGATACgaaatttgttttctatatACCATACTTGTCACTGTCGTCGTAGTTGCCTATGCATCGGCCGTCGATGgcctatttatttcttttgcgATTAATCTTCGAGCTCATTTTCAGACTTTGCATTGGAAAATCGCAAACGAAGAGTTCGCGTTATCCGAAAAGCAGTCCCAAGCGAGACTGAAACGAATTGTGGACTATCATGTACTACTGATTTTCTTATCCAGAAAATTACGAGCGATTTATACACCCACCGTATTTGGACAGTTCGTCATAACATCGTTGCAGGTTGGCGTTATAATATATCAACTAGTGACG AACATGGACTCAGTTATGGACCTTTTGTTGTATGCATCATTTTTCGGTTCCATCATGCTGcaattattcatttattgCTATGGCGGCGAAATCATCAAAGCTGAG AGTCTGCAGATTGATATTGCTGTCCAGCTCTCCAACTGGTATTTGGCTTCTCCGAACCTACGAAGATCCTTgtcaataattattttacagtCCCAAAAAGAAGTCCTTATTAGAGCGGGCTTCTTTGTTGCTTCTCTAGCGAATTTTGTTGGG ATTTGCCGAACAGCTTTATCATTGATAACgctaataaaatctattgagtaa
- the Or82a gene encoding ankyrin repeat and SAM domain-containing protein 3 isoform X4, with protein sequence MSPTASWPPEDVQACTSAALPSTNCLNRAIKKGQQFLVKRMLRRRPSLIEYPAPNGFLPLANAIIQDEMCIIDVLLSAGCSVHLGNPESGRTPLHLAFYYGHLPSARILLNKKAHLEATDTNGMTPSHCAVDANQLEMVKFALEVGANADARDVCGWTLLMRAVAMNASMELIKVLVTHGADLAALDAVGKSCADLAKLYRRQDATDYFDKVQKFRIEKSAATADAVTKAQMQ encoded by the exons GCATGCACTTCGGCTGCACTGCCGTCAACCAATTGCCTAAACCGTGCCATTAAAAAGGGCCAGCAATTCCTGGTTAAACGTATGCTGCGCCGACGCCCGAGCCTAATAGAATACCCCGCTCCGAACGGATTTCTGCCACTTGCCAATGCGATCATTCAGGACGAGATGTGTATTATTGACGTGCTGCTCTCGGCCGGCTGTAGTGTTCACCTAGGCAATCCAGAAAGTGGCCGGACACCGCTACAC TTGGCTTTTTATTACGGCCACCTGCCATCTGCCCGCATTTTGCTAAACAAGAAGGCGCACCTGGAGGCGACGGACACAAATGGCATGACACCCTCCCACTGCGCCGTTGATGCCAATCAGCTGGAAATGGTGAAATTCGCCCTCGAGGTGGGAGCGAATGCGGATGCCAGGGACGTTTGCGGATGGACCCTCCTTATGCGCGCAG TGGCTATGAACGCCAGCATGGAACTCATCAAAGTCCTTGTTACACATGGCGCAGACCTGGCTGCTTTGGACGCTGTTGGCAAATCCTGTGCCGACTTGGCGAAACTTTATCGCAGGCAGGATGCAACGGATTATTTTGACAAGGTGCAAAAGTTTAGGATAGAAAAGTCTGCCGCGACCGCAGACGCGGTGACAAAGGCACAAATGCAGTAA
- the Or82a gene encoding odorant receptor 82a isoform X5: MSPTASWPPEDVQTLHWKIANEEFALSEKQSQARLKRIVDYHVLLIFLSRKLRAIYTPTVFGQFVITSLQVGVIIYQLVTNMDSVMDLLLYASFFGSIMLQLFIYCYGGEIIKAESLQIDIAVQLSNWYLASPNLRRSLSIIILQSQKEVLIRAGFFVASLANFVGICRTALSLITLIKSIE, from the exons ACTTTGCATTGGAAAATCGCAAACGAAGAGTTCGCGTTATCCGAAAAGCAGTCCCAAGCGAGACTGAAACGAATTGTGGACTATCATGTACTACTGATTTTCTTATCCAGAAAATTACGAGCGATTTATACACCCACCGTATTTGGACAGTTCGTCATAACATCGTTGCAGGTTGGCGTTATAATATATCAACTAGTGACG AACATGGACTCAGTTATGGACCTTTTGTTGTATGCATCATTTTTCGGTTCCATCATGCTGcaattattcatttattgCTATGGCGGCGAAATCATCAAAGCTGAG AGTCTGCAGATTGATATTGCTGTCCAGCTCTCCAACTGGTATTTGGCTTCTCCGAACCTACGAAGATCCTTgtcaataattattttacagtCCCAAAAAGAAGTCCTTATTAGAGCGGGCTTCTTTGTTGCTTCTCTAGCGAATTTTGTTGGG ATTTGCCGAACAGCTTTATCATTGATAACgctaataaaatctattgagtaa